CAATAGAGCACACGAAATAGGCATTAAATTTAATCCCGACAAATGCGTTATCGGAGCGACAGAAGTCCCTTTCTTTGGTCACGTCATTTCTAGTCATGGCCTCAAACCCGACAATGCCAAAATAGACGCCATTGTGAAACTCAAAACGCCGGACTCCCGCGCAGAGTTAGAAACATTCCTCGGCATGGTCAATTACTTGGCCAAATTCGCGCCAAAACTCGCTGAAACCACATCCCCTCTCCGGAGCCTCTTGCAGAAAGATATCGAGTTCTTTTGGGATGAGCCGCAGACGCGCGCGTTCGAAAAGGTCAAGGAGACGATAACAAGCTCACCCGTTCTAGGTTACTTTGACCCAAAGAAGCCCTTAGTCTTAGAATGTGACGCATCACAAAACGGGCTCGGATGCTCCTTATGGCAGGACGGTAGGCCCATAGCATACGCTTCAAAAAGCTTAACTAATACTGAGAAAATGTACGCAAACATTGAACGCGAACTCCTTGCAATCGTGTTTGGTTGTAAGCGATTCCATCAGTTTACGTATGGTAGACACGTAATAGTTCACAGTGACCACCGACCGATTTCtgcaataatgaaaaaaacccTGTCGGCAGCCCCTCCCAGGCTTCAGAGATTGCTGCTATCTCTGCAAAAGTATGACGTAACAGTAGAACACGTACGCGGAAAGGACATTCCCGTTTCTGATTACTTGTCAAGGCACTCAGTAAATGAAACTTACCCGACACTGATTGAAGGTTTGGACACACACGTCCATTCGGTTAAAAGACAGCTTCTTGTAACCGACTCACGACTTGAAAAAATAAGACAGGCTATTAGAGACGATCATGACATGAAAGTATTGAAACGGACTATACTACAAGGTTGGCCGGAATCGCGGTCAGACTGCGAGTCCGCGGTAACCGATTTCTGGAATCACCGGGACGAATTGTCATTCGAAGATGAACTATTTTTCAGAGGTCAAACACTCCTCATTCCAAAATCCCTGCAAGTAGAAATGGTTAAACAGGTTCACACAGGTCACCTAGGTGTAACCAAGACTTTACAGCGCGCCAAAGACTGTTTGTTTTGGCCTGGCATGCAAAGGCAGATCACAGAACACGTGTTGCAATGCCCTATATGTTTGACTCACAGAGATTCAAATACGAAAGAACCCATGATCTCTCTAGAATTCCCAGACAGACCGTACCAAGTTTTGTCAACAGACTTGTTTCATTTGGACGGCAGAGACTATCTACTTACGATTGATCATTATTCAAGATTTTTTGAAGTTGACCATTTGACAAATACACGATCTAGTACGATTGTTCACAAACTGCAGGCACATTTTGCTCGCAATGGAATTTGCGATGTTTTACATAGTGATAATGGGCCTCAATTTTCGAGCTCAGAATTCGCTGATTTTGCAAAATCATGGAATTTCAAACATCAAACGTCTTCACCTCTTCATCCCCAGGGTAACTGCTTGGCTGAACGCGGAGTAGGTATTGCgaagaaaattatgaaaaaagcAAGAGATAGTGGTCAAAATGTATACCTTGCTTTATTAGAATATAGAAATACGCCACTAGATTGTGGATACACCCCTGTTCAACTACTTTGTAGTCGCAGAACCAAATCAGTTTTGCCAATCACAAACAAAGCTCTATTGCCCCAAATAGTGAATGCTAGCAAGGTGAAACAGACGGCTATTCATACAAAATCGAAGCAAAAGCAGCATCACGATTCATCATCAAGGCAATTAAAGCCCATATCCATTAATGACTCTGTTAGAGTTCAAACAGGAAAAATTTGGGTTCCTGCAAAAGTCGCGCAACAAAATGGACCGAGGTCATTCACTGTACAAACACGAGATGGAAAAATTTACCGCCGAAATCGCAAAGTtctacataaaacaaatgaaattgtgtCAGACATTCTGCCTTTAGATTACAACATTTCGGCTAGCTCTCCGATTTCCCCAGATGCGCCCCAGTCGGTCAGCTCAGGTCAAATTCCGACTTCAAGCAATTCAAACAGTGAATCAGGCTCCCCTTATGTAACACGGTCTGGCAGATTTGTGAGAAGGAATGTGCGCAACTATGATCAGAACTGGGTTAACCACTAATCAGCGATCAAATGCTGATAAGCACATTTTCCTTTACCTGTGCTTTGAACAATGTAGGAGCAGTGGTTAACTAGCacgatttattgtttttacatgtaatgtatACAACTAATCCACATTGGTATTAGCATCTCATTTTGTAATGCAATAACTTCTTTTATTCCGGAACGAGGAAGATGTTCTATATCTATGGAACGGACTATAGATAGACTGACCACGTGATTGGCCAGAGCCCGCGGAGCCCGGCACGCTCCAGCGTCAGTCATTAACTATAGCTCGATAGGATAACATGCAACTGTAGATTGtgtattaaactgttaaatagaCATAGCCTTTTGTACTTGCCTTCACCCTTGTGTTGACTTTACATTAGCACtactacaaatataaaacatttctgtagttttttttatatataagtatggtttttcatatacataattatagaGTAAATGATGTTCtgtttgtttatatcaaatGCGAGTGGTGAAAACATGAAATCCATTAAGTGTTATAATTTATCGCCGTTTATTTCCTAGTTTTTCAAGTATATTTGAAGTGGAGTCCTTGTGTTTAAACGGATATTAATACCACTTACGAGCAACACTTCTAATCTCATGTATACGTTATATTAATGAAGAGCAAGCACAGTGAGAGAGAAATATTGTGAACAAGTTTGTGGATATCAGACTCAAACACAACGTGACTTACATGTTGAAGTTATTATGCACTTCAGACACAACCATACATAACTAACAAGACTACAGCTAATCAAAACTACACGAAAGGGGCCTATACAAGAGAAGCTATATCAGACAAAGGCCTCGACGATTTGTCTCCCTTTTTATTTGGTGATGTCAATGtcattctgtacatttatatagtatttcagatttcaatttaatgtatatacagtggaaactcactaaaccggatccccacaaaaccggaatcctcgggatactggacttttttcagagtcccggttttccccttctattttcaatgtaaaataatccctacaaaaccggaacctcggaattccggataccggacaaaaaatcgagaaaatttgttagttgtcaacgtaattttacctcacaaaaccggacgtatatttgttcaaacatgtcaaaatgattttgtatgttaggaattcgcgaatcgcgtgtcactttgtcactttgttttgacagccggttcGTCGTTgaatattgcacctgtgatgttgtgttaactcgataatcggTAATGATGATTGGGCTGTGGATTGACGGCCGCccgataatcaaacgataatcgaacctgtgaaaagaaaattgattgaaacattaatttgtttgttgcagaaaataaagaactagaaactgttattaagtgatcattttggagggttgtttatctaaagactttatgtgttttcattttattccagttttcaacttccctttaaaggttaa
This genomic stretch from Mya arenaria isolate MELC-2E11 chromosome 10, ASM2691426v1 harbors:
- the LOC128204482 gene encoding uncharacterized protein K02A2.6-like, translating into MDMSGITPPCMDWDSTNLPEAWERFKRHVELIFTGPLSSKSEIEKMSYLLLWIGDKGRDVHQAWTLTEAEKKSLKSIYKKFQAHVQPKLNPIFARFRFYNEVQGADTIDKFVTRLRLRSRDCKFNANEDEMIRDRIVFGTNNSRIREKLINEGEKLTLDKALQIAQSFEYCQTQMATMNLTSTQTDTPPVTPTPVDAIHRRNGRKPPPDNHQQQRQPPQQRQQQRSYQRYEKSCDNCGRVHGPTKTQCPAFGKLCNKCQKQNHFGHMCRSNQNYHKSVHDIDASAVDGACGYSCDTPEYYIDMVSTRSLSQSPDRAFVPITLGPSKVPIHFKIDTGSECNIVSHETFKRLKLSAPLEPPDSKLTSYSGDLLKVLGKVSLPCCHKSDTIMATIYVVENRAPPLLGLRSSLELNLIKLTYSVENSPKEPQVLTRDSVMSEYKELFQGVGEIPGFAKLHLKENAVPVVNPPRKVPEALKPRLKDELDRMVKDGIVTKVTEPTDWVNSIVLVEKPKTGKLRVCIDPKALNDSIRRPHYPMPTLDDVTSELCGATHFSILDITHAYWSVKLDHESSLLTTFSTPFGRYRYLRLPFGITSSGDIFQQKCNEIFENLPGIHAIVDDILIHGRSRSEHDENLRKALNRAHEIGIKFNPDKCVIGATEVPFFGHVISSHGLKPDNAKIDAIVKLKTPDSRAELETFLGMVNYLAKFAPKLAETTSPLRSLLQKDIEFFWDEPQTRAFEKVKETITSSPVLGYFDPKKPLVLECDASQNGLGCSLWQDGRPIAYASKSLTNTEKMYANIERELLAIVFGCKRFHQFTYGRHVIVHSDHRPISAIMKKTLSAAPPRLQRLLLSLQKYDVTVEHVRGKDIPVSDYLSRHSVNETYPTLIEGLDTHVHSVKRQLLVTDSRLEKIRQAIRDDHDMKVLKRTILQGWPESRSDCESAVTDFWNHRDELSFEDELFFRGQTLLIPKSLQVEMVKQVHTGHLGVTKTLQRAKDCLFWPGMQRQITEHVLQCPICLTHRDSNTKEPMISLEFPDRPYQVLSTDLFHLDGRDYLLTIDHYSRFFEVDHLTNTRSSTIVHKLQAHFARNGICDVLHSDNGPQFSSSEFADFAKSWNFKHQTSSPLHPQGNCLAERGVGIAKKIMKKARDSGQNVYLALLEYRNTPLDCGYTPVQLLCSRRTKSVLPITNKALLPQIVNASKVKQTAIHTKSKQKQHHDSSSRQLKPISINDSVRVQTGKIWVPAKVAQQNGPRSFTVQTRDGKIYRRNRKVLHKTNEIVSDILPLDYNISASSPISPDAPQSVSSGQIPTSSNSNSESGSPYVTRSGRFVRRNVRNYDQNWVNH